The sequence TTTTCATAAATTGTGTTGATGcattattagttattaatattataatctatctatctatctatcaatcatatatatatatatatatatatatatatatatatatatatatatatatatatatatatatatacatatattgtatacatttataagACTGTACTTTGTGCTATATCACTTTAGCATTACATTTCACTGCTTAACGTTGCTGTACCTAGTGTTATTATCACCACGGCTGCAGAACTGACAGATTTGGATCAAATGGAAACTctaaatttatgtttgtttatagttTCCAAATAAGTTCAAATATGATGACCATGGTTtattgaaaaagataaaaaaatgtagggtgagACTTAGTTTTGtccatcggttgttgattggatggaggcggATCTGAACATGCAAGAGGTAGGGGTTAAACAGATGAAATGACTGGAGAAGTCTGGCATACATAACCAGAGagaagttatgacattttgattaaacattacaaggtcaaaaaagtaaaaaaagacatatacaTAACTGTATTGTTCACAGTATaacattcatttagaaaatatGGTGAATTTTcctttcatgccaactttaaactCATATTAATGACATTAAACGTTTAAATCTCTTGCTTCTCAGGTTTTTCTTTGTAGAAAACGTTTCAGAAGAGATAATAATGTCTCAACCTTCAAGTTGTGTTTAGTTTTCCAAGAATACTAAATTCTTCAGTCAAAAGAGATTTCAAACTAGAAGTCAATGGATTATCGgtgccgatattaagcatttttagtGTTATCGGTATCggtcattttcaaaaccgatatgccgataaaataattgaaaagcatttaaaaaaagtttttcgtCAGAGCTCTTGTTATTctcaattttgtcattaattttcatttttattccaaACTATATATATCTCAGTTCAAAATATCAGTTATCGGtctacttgatctgtaataatgcGTATCGGTATCTGCCCTGAAAAACACATATCGGTCAACCCCTATTTCAAACTCCAACATTTCACATCTAATTGTTACAAGACTGACTTGgacacaaagatattttaaaaatcagtgaGGCCAatgacttcttttgtgttccacagaagaaacaaggTTATACAGGGTTGAAACAAcaagagagtgagtaaatgatgacagttttcatttttgggtgtaataTCACTTTAAATTACACATAATTCTCCAGAGGTACAAAAGAGAAGCATTTGAGTAATTCAACTGTAACCAGAAGTCATCATTGTGATGCTAAATGCTCATTTTCCACAAACCATTTACGGTTCACTTTCAGTGTGTGGAAGGACATGACGTGAAACATGTGACGTGAAAGGCAGCCCAAGGACTTCTTCCACTCTTAACTTTCATTAGTGGCTCTCCAATTCCTGCGCATGGCTCTTGTTCCACTCTCACATCCCCTAAGCAAATAAATCAGAATGATAATCTCTCAAAGAAGCATCTGAAATGAGAACTACAGGACGTTCTCGTCAGTAATAGTTCTGATTGTTCTATTGAAAGTGAAGAGTCATACTGATGAGAAAATTGTGAAACATGAAACCACACAATGGAATCAATGGCAGGAGCCAGTTTTACATGGATAGAGGTATCCGtcagcattcccattcatctcaacaCCACTTGCTGACGTATGGCACCTGCATACTGACAATTTTTGGCATACagtaaatgccatgtgactgaATACTCTGGAGCCTCAGCACAGTGACATCATGAGAAAGCTGACAACctgatggcaccacaagaacACAGACATTAGCAACTACGCTttcctggaagaaaaaaaaaaggcatttggtGCCATGCTGGCATGAAACTTGTTTCAATTGCGTCAGGGCCATCATATGATAGGTTTATTTTTTCCAGTGATACAGACACAAAAGGTGTCATCTCCTAAAGATAAAACTATTATTGGCATATGCTGACACATCACATTAGTACCTGTACCCTTTTTTTATCAAAGGTGCTGtattttttgactgtactaaacataaaaatactaggGATGGGCATttcaagcaaaaataatattagaaaatcGCTGggtattattttatcattatttgaaAATCGCATCCCTCCcccgcatacacacacaaatatccataatatttacatttagtcattttgcagatgcttttattcaaagcgacttacaatccTTCAAAGAAACTCTCTGaaatttcaaattttataaaaactacaGCAATACCACTGTGATGCAACAATTTTTTCATGAGATATAAACCATTACTGGAATGAATGGAAGTTAAATTCATTTGAACTTATAACAGTCCAAATGTATGAAACCTACATATtctttttcacaataaaacaactaaaatatcactctggaatattttgtattcatttacttGCAGAAACGTTCACTCTTCCCTTGAAAAACATTCTTTCCTTTTACAAATTTTGCTCTACATCCCTTTAGACTATAGTTCATTATAGCTtgttattttgtctgtttattgtCTCTTTGTCCGTACATATACAAATTTCAAACAAATTCAGTTCTAAAAGTGCATGTGAGATACAGAAAAGAGTAATTTGAGACAAATTCAACTAATAGATGTACAAATGATCCTCTTGACACGATTCAGGCTTGACACTGGAGAGAACATACAAACCAGCTCTCTCTTAATCCTCCATCACCTGTAGAGGTGTGCCCAAACTTCAATGGAGGAATAACTTATAAAGGGCAGTCCTCATAATCCCCCTTTTAAAGACACACAAGCGAATGTCTCCAGCTAAATGTCAGGGCTCCATTTGCAAAGTCACATTATCAGCAGACAGCAGATCTATTTGCGAGTGGCCCGATGGCACGCAAAGCTGCCTCTACAGTTGAACCTGGATCAGTGGGCTGAAGTGTATAATTTAAGAGCCAAGCAGCTGCCAACACAGCACGTCATGCGGCATTTACTGTCACGTCGCACAAATAAACACAGGTGCTCCTCACGTGGGCTATGGGCTCATTACCTCGTCAGTCTGCAGGATGCACGTCTAGCCCATTTGGCACAGAGTTCACAGAAGTGCAATGGGGAGGGGTCTCCAACAGGAATTTAGAGGAGAATAGGGTAGTTAAACCCAGGATCAAAGTGTTAAGTGTTAATTTTCAAAGGTTGTAACTCTTTAAAATAGCTATACCTACTGTTTGaccaaacattttgttttgaccATTGACAAATGGcacttataaacatatacacactACAACtcaaaagtctcttctgctcaccaaggcactatttgtttgatcaaaaatacagtaaaaacactaataacatgaaattttattgcaattaaaaataactgttttctattaagatgttgtaaaatgttatttatttttgtgatgcaaagctgaattttcagcattcagtatcacatgatccttcagaaatcattataatatactgcTTTGCTGCtcaaacgtattattattatcatcaatgttgaaaacagttgtgcttcttcatatttttgtagaaaccgtgatacatttcgaataatttttataaaagccTATTAAATTTTGCAAATTTTTGTCTTTACGATATCACAATTTTACTCACACACAATATGGATCTTTATAAATTAGAATATACAGCTACCTTTTCATTGTATGGATGGAGGGCATCCTTCACAAATAGATTGTCATATTTTGTTGTCAGACTCTTAGTTAACTCCAGCCTTCAGTTCCAGAAGATCCAGAAAATTTTATTGTGCAAAAACTCCACTGATTTCCTCTAGGCCTGGATGAAAGGAACCACTCTGCATGGGACGAATGAATCCCACCAGGCCAATGTATAATTGAAACAGACTGAAAAATACATAGAATATGACTCAAGGTGTTATTTTCTGCATACTGTCTATGAGCACATGGTGAATTACAGGACAAAATACAGACAGTAGCTTGTTGTTGAGATCCAGACGGGGAGGTAAACAAACACAGTGATTTGTGATGCAGCTAGATGAACATTTTTAGTGTACGGGGGAAGACAGCAGACTCAACAACATAAACCCACAAATGACACCTATTTTTAAGTCGCGTGTTAAACAGGAAACAGAAGGTAGGCTGATTTGAGAGTGCAAACATTGCTCTCGCTTGTCCAAATGTCATCATTAAGGTTAATGAGCCTGCCGCCTCCGTCACTGTTTTTAGTGCAGGGCGGAAAATATAAACCCTGGCAGGATTTATAGTATCTAGCTGCCCACGTCAGAGCAATCTAGTAAACTTGATTCTTTTTATAGAAAACCACAATAGACACTGTGATCTCAATTCTGTTGTTCCCACGAATAATTACAGAACAACATGTTTACAGTATATGATAACCTTTTTATAACACAGTCAGCTAACTTGTCATTATAGCTTACAAATAAGCAATCGTTTAGTGGATTTTCACTGTGCCTCGTTTGTTAACAAATAGTTGCACTTATTGTTTATTGACTTATTGCTGCAGAAAAATCTAGTCAAGGTTACTTAGTATATTCAAGTTTTCATAAATTGGCTTCTGAGTAAACCTGAATATATTGCGCAACCTTACCTAAATTTTTCTGAGGCAATACGTTTTCAAGATAGTTTTTAGTAATGTTAACATATTCAGATTGACAGTGTAGTTAATGGATAGTTCATCTTTACTTTCCAGCCAAGTTAGCGGTCATGTCAAATGCAACAAATGTGGGCAAcaggatatgatgtcacactctagaacttctgtttttataaatgataaattatgatttttgagTTAATTTTGTTAATCCAGTGTGATTTCTGAAGAGCAGGGTGGCAGATGACCGatacaatatataaatgatttaatgataGCACATTAAATGGTacttacttaaaaacaaaaatgtgctactttaatatattatataatatatatatatatatatatatatatatatatttatttatttttttatatttttttttaaatcatagatTAAAAATGACCCATGGATTTGGGGAATTAACACTTCTtttgattatttgttaatttatatatttataaaaaaaattctgttgagCCTCTAAATTTTAGATCTTCGATAGACCTTATTTAGCTCCACCCCTTTTCAGTGCTGCACTTGTTGTCTTTTGTTTGTATTTCCACAGTCTGAAGGTAAGATTGTACGAACTTGTGAATGAACCGCTCGTTTTAAAATCTTCCCGTTCTGACATCCGCTTCAAACATAACAATGCACTTGATAACTTTCGTTGACTCGACTgtaagtaaatccacttcactAGCTAACAACAAAGATACTACAGAACTACTGCGAGAACAGAAGTTTAAAGATGGCTGTGCTCTTGTTTCTCTGGCTTATATAGTCTACTGGTCAGCTATCTTCTGCGGGTTAGAGAACATGAACTTTTGTACACAGCAAAACACATTATGCTTGCATTCCTGTTCTGCTCATGTGTTTGAATGGAAGTGAATAAACACTTAATCTACTGCAACAGCCCATTGTTTAGAGGATATGACATTTCATATACACCTTGACATGGAACAAACACTGACGCAGGacttttactgtcacttataAGCTTCTCTAGTCACTTCCGCACTGTGAAATGTCAAAAGCTAAATGATATTTATGCCGAAATGTGATCCATTGGGCAAGTGAGTAAAACAGGATCTCTCCAACATGAGGATTGTCAATGGTTATACAGTTTCTAACCTTAACCAACAGCATCAGTGAAATAAAATTGCATACATAGCATGAGGATGCTGCAGTGATATTACTTGAAATCAGGTGTAAAAAATAATTGCCTACATAGCATGAGGATGCTGCAGTGATATTACACACATTATAATTCATTTCAAGGacatttcatctgtaaaataacaacaacaaaatgaagtGTAAAGAGTGTGTAGAGTGTAAGTTGGCGCGTTGGCAGAAAATTTCTTAAACTTCACAAAAATTTCCACAATTTtctgaaactttccaaaaatcctgTTTAGTTTCTGGAAATGTTCCACCTTGTGCAACCCTAGGTGGAAGGCTAAAGATTAAGCtagatttttttcatatcatttttcaaaagaaaactgcATGTCAGGTGGAGTCCAAATGTCACCATTAAGGTTAACGAGCCTAAATCTTAGTCATTTCAATAGCTAGCAGGGTTTCTTTTATTCACAGTATTTCCACTGTTGGATAATGCAAGCAGTTGCCAGAGTGGCTCAGGCATATGTTACATCTCTCTGAAGCATTCTGGTCTATTTCAGAGCCATGAATGGAAAGAAATGCGTAAATAGAGGGACTCTTTGCTGATGTTTCGGGATCAGCGAGGGTGTTATCCTTTGATATGTGTCAGTAGTTTCCACTTTCAAAAGGTCAGGACTCAAGGGGAATGTTAAACTTTTCTTCCTTGAAGATGAAATACAGCCTTTGAATTATTGATGAATACTCTCTGGACACAGTGCTTTGAATTATACACATCTACATTAAGTCTTTGTTTTAACTAGGACTAACTATAATGATGCTGCGGTCTATGGTAGTAGAACAGAGATGAGGAGACTGAATGCAACAGGGGACGTTCTGGATGACCTTACCAAGCTGCACCAAACAAGGGCCGTTTCTCAATACCAAGTATGCACAGTTCGGACTTGcgtcctcggtagttcggacttcaCAATTGGACCCGGGAGTGTAAACTCCTGAGGACGGGAGGACGCAAGTCCAAAAATCCTGCAAATGAAACAGCAGCGTAATTCAACAGCAGCTCGCTTTGGCTACTCCGGTTATCTTCAATGTATGTATACAATTCgacgaaatatgatatcaaacacaCTGCctcttttcgttttcatttaaacatatttatagccaaagaaatgtagttcagggaacgtattctatagtctttggcacAAGTCACCTCttgatgcatccttgataaaaaGGGCGGCGCAAAAACACATCCAGTCATTTGAACTGTACTTGGCTAGATGTGAACTTTGAATTGGAACAGTACTTGGGACACAACTGATGACGTTTTACGAGTCCACAAGAACGCAAGTGCAGAcaagaacgcatattgagaaacgGCTCATAAGTTCCCACTCATTTATATTTGTCACCGTTCAAGGGTGGAGGTTCATTATGGAAAGGTCATGTTCtgaatgaccatttaaaaaagCAGTATGTCTCCTGAGATCCTCCTCAAAATTGGAAAGTCTGAAACTGAGCGGCATGCTAGTTAAGATACATGTACTACATTGTTGTCACATCAACTAATTAGTGgcatgtttgatttgattttttgtgcttttattctAATTATCAACagtaaaggtgaagtgtgtaattttttcacTAAATGGAATTGTTTTCTAAAATGATCCTCAAAGACTCCCACACTCTGCTTTTAGGTCATTCATCACTCTGGAAATGAAAGGTCAAGTCAAGCAagcgcattgcattgtgggatgcagtaCCATGCATAGTGTTATCTTGGGGGCATACCACACTTTTTAGTAAATGTAACGGATGATCTGAGAAAAAAATgagcatactgtgcacagtatacatactaTATGCTACTGAAATAGTAGGAATAATACAGTTCTGTGATATCAGAGTTGTAAATCATTCATGTTGTCCATTTTTATGAAAAGTCTTGCATCATTATTACTGTTAAAATGGATTTATGAACAAATTTGATAGTTACCTGTATCTTAAAAGTCCATATGAGCCATATTTAACCTACTGGGACCAAACATCCTGAAAAATTCCCCcattttttactcaaattatcAAAATGAAATCATACTTAATGTAGCTAGAAAATACAAACTTCAATTCGCTCGCTTTAAGTCATGTTATTATTCTCTTTGGCTGCTAATACTGTACTTGTACTAACCTTGCCACCAAAAACTGTATGAAATAATGAGGATGTTGTGAGTGTGAATTGTCCACAACAagataaataacatgcatttagaaaatagaccATGTTCAATCCACTTTATAAGGCTTCCTGCTGGTTTTAGATTAGATATGATTAGAAAgtcttaattttaaaatattactaaagaggttaattatgaataaaaaaaaatgaattatagttaattaaaacaatatatatgtattgtatctTCTGTTTTGTTGCATACCCATGTTGCGTTGGAGGTGGTTGGCATGACTGCAGAAGTTGTGAAAATTTAGGAAATATTGTGTAAGATTTACCCAGTAACTTAACCTTTGAATCTTCTTGGGTTTTGTTACGGTCTGTTTCACCAGAGATACTCAATAACAGAATCAGTCACAATCCACAGAATCTCAACATTTCTGTGCTGAACTACAACTCTCatgtcagaattctggcagcgcTAACCTGGTATCCCAGGTACATTAGAGGTACAccttacccaaaaaaaaaaaatattggagttcAGCTCTGTTTGAACAATATCACACACGTCTCATCACGAGCTGAACTATTGCACTTAGGACAGGAATAGCCCGGGGCAAATTAAACAGATGATTTGGTGAGTAAATATCAGAGCCCATATAACTGGTTGCCGTATAAGTCTAAACATCCTCCTGTTTGCATGAATCAACAGCAGTTCCTGAAAGTTGTGCACAGGAGAGCCACGCCTTCAGCTCTGCTGCAGACAGCAGCTGTCATCCACCGATTTTTATGCGCATCTTGGAATCGCATCAAAAACCGCTGGATGGAAAGGCCAGCATGCGAATAAATTCTAATAATGCGCATAAAAAAACTTATCGCACATTTGAGTAGGATACACTTTTTATCCGATTAGAAAAAATGcgcataaactacgatggaaatACATTTACCGACGGCTTCACCGCGGAGGCGTGAGAGGGGTGTGACAAATCGCCGCCGCTCATTGCCTGGCGCATTCTAAAGGACAGCGCTATCGGCCAATCAGAGGGCGCGCAACGCTTCGAACGCAGGAGAAGGGGCGGAGCGAGCGACCCTGCGTCTTCGGACGTGCGGTAGTAGCGTATATATTGAGTTAATTACATACCCAGCCGCCGTTCTCCTGGATCCAGGCGTGCAGCGGCCCGTTCAGATACTCGGTCATCCAGCCTGCGATGTTATCCACATGCGCCGTCATCTCCTTATTCACGCATTCGACACAAACGGTCCCTCCAAACTCGAAAAAAGCGATGATTCTGCCCCAGTTCACGCCGTCCCTGAACAGCTCGTCTATGACCGCGGTGAAGCGCTGCTGCGCCGTGATGGACGTGATATGCAGCTGTTTGGACATCTCCGCAAAGTCCGACTGATAAAGCCGCTCCAGTTCGTCCCCAGCCTCCCGTAGCACCGTGTGGAGGGCGCTGCACGGGTCGTGACGGGTGCCGCCGCGGTCCTCCTGCCTCTCCATCATCAGTCCATTCGAGACGCTGTCATCGTGTCCGTTCACTTCCCACACGTACCCCTTCTTCCAGAGCTTATGGTGGATGTACTTCACCACTATACTGCGGTTATCATACACATTCTCCTGTGCCATCTCGACCTGTATATATCTCTAAATAACCTCAGAATCTGTGCGGTCTTATGAATCCAGACGCATCATCAAATCAAtgcagaacagcaacgcattttattaACCTTTAGATGACTGCAAATTAGAACTTACTGCATGTTGCCTCACTTGAAACTGCAAGTTGCATGAATCCTCCAGTGCCTCGGTGTGGAAAAACGCCCACTTTCTGTTCCAGGCAGAAAATTCCAGGCATGCAAGAGAGGATTTAAGCATCTTCCTCTCTATCAGAATAAACAAACACGCCGCGAGAAAGTCTCCGGTGTTTTGAGTGGGAATCGCGCGCGACAAGTCATCGTTTATCCGCGTGAAAGAGTCCCGAGCTGCGGGAGACGGAAGAGGTTTCTCGCCGAGTGAGTTTCTTCTCTCGCGGAGCGGCTGGTGTGAGGAAAGACTTCCTCGCTGGCGTGCGCTGTCGAATTCGGTCTTTGCGCGAAAGGTTAACGCtgaacagttgtgtgtgtgtgtaagttgaGTGTTTCGTGGCGTCTGCTCGGCGCAGTCGCTCCATATGCAGACAGATCGCCTGCCCCCTTCATGGCACAGAGAGGTGTTTCCTGTGCTGCGTCACTCATTCACACTCATGCGTGTGCTCCTCCTGCAGTAATACTGTTAATAACTCACACATTTATCCTCTTATAAATAAAACCCCATTTGTTAGATCTTGTTAGTATAAACTCCCATGGAAAAATGCAAATATACTAGCAAGactgtgtacagtcgtggccaaaagttttgagaattacataaatattagttttcaaaaggtttgctgctaaactgcttttagatctttgtttcagttgtttctgtgatgtactgaaatataattacaagcacttcatacgtttcaaaggcttttatcgacaattacatgacatttttgcatctttttcaggacctctgcaattcgactgggcatgctctcaatcaacttctgggccaaatcctgactgatagcaacccattctttcataataacttcttggagaactgttcttcaccaaactgttgttgggttgttggaagaagttgctgttggagggtgttttggtaccattctttattcatggctgtgtttttgggcagaattgtgagtgagcccactcccttggatgagaagcaaccccacacatgaatggtgtcaggatgctttactgttggcatgacacagcactgatggtagcgctcaccttttcttctccggacaagcctttttcccagatgccccaaacaatcggaaaggggcttcatcggagaatatgacttttccccagtcctcagcagtcctttcactatactttctgcagaagatcaatctgtccctgatgttttttttggagagaagtggcttctttgctgcccttcttgacaccaggccatcttccaaaagtcttggcctcactgtgcgtgcagatgcgctcgcacctgcctgctgccattcctgagcaagctctgcactggtggcactctgatcccgcagctgaatcctctttaggagacgatcctggcgcttgctggactttcttggacgtcctgaagccttctttacaagaattgaacctctttccttgaagttcttgatgaacctataaattgttgatttaggtgcaatcttagtagccacaatatccttgcctgtgaagccatttttatgcaacgcaatgatgg is a genomic window of Cyprinus carpio isolate SPL01 chromosome B2, ASM1834038v1, whole genome shotgun sequence containing:
- the bcl2b gene encoding apoptosis regulator Bcl-2, translated to MAQENVYDNRSIVVKYIHHKLWKKGYVWEVNGHDDSVSNGLMMERQEDRGGTRHDPCSALHTVLREAGDELERLYQSDFAEMSKQLHITSITAQQRFTAVIDELFRDGVNWGRIIAFFEFGGTVCVECVNKEMTAHVDNIAGWMTEYLNGPLHAWIQENGGWEAFVELYGRQRDSVFRSSWSSIVTVFGLAALGAVGLTIGAYLAQK